The following proteins are encoded in a genomic region of Macrobrachium nipponense isolate FS-2020 chromosome 44, ASM1510439v2, whole genome shotgun sequence:
- the LOC135204008 gene encoding RNA-binding protein 12B-like, translating into MQDSEKVNSAFQATNADPAKVFEDLRQLHKSLLIRVYVGGSSESNVLPLEKIDSGVKFEQKVKKAQLCQEDIHTMKTRCKDFSIEANAQLEKRQPPKDFQQPSKDFQQPSKDLQQSPKDFQQPPRDFQQPSKAFQQSPKAFQPHSKDFQPHSKDFQQPPREFQQPSKDLQQSPKDFQPPSKDFQQPPRDSQQPSKDFQQSPKDFQPPSKDFQQPPRDFKQPSKDFQQSPKDFQPPSKDFQPPSKDFQQPSKDFQLPSKDFHQPPRDFQQPSKDFQQSPKDFQPPSKDFQQPLRDFKQPSKDFQQSPKDFQPPSKDFQQPSKDFQQSPKDFQLPSKDFHQPQRDFQQPSKDFQQSPKEFQLPSKDFQQPSKDLQQSPKDFQPPSKDFQQPPRDFQQPSKDFQPHSKDFQQPSKDLQQSLKDFQPPSKDF; encoded by the exons ATGCAAGACTCAGAGAAAGTAAATTCAGCTTTCCAAGCTACAAATGCTGATCCTGCTAAAGTTTTTGAGGATCTACGTCAGCTGCACAAATCACTCCTGATAAGAGTATATGTAGGAGGATCATCAGAATCAAATGTACTGCCACTAGAAAAGATAGACTCTGGAGTAAAATTCGAGCAGAAAGTTAAGAAGGCACAGCTATGCCAAGAAGACATACATACCATGAAAACAAGATGTAAAGATTTTTCGATAGAAGCTAATGCACAGTTGGAAAAAAGG CAACCtccaaaagacttccagcagcctTCAAAAGACTTCCAGCAACCTTCAAAAGACCTCCAGCAGTCtccaaaagacttccagcagcctCCGAGAGACTTCCAGCAACCTTCAAAAGCCTTCCAGCAGTCTCCAAAAGCCTTCCAGCCGCattcaaaagacttccagccgcattcaaaagacttccagcagcctCCAAGAGAATTCCAGCAACCTTCAAAAGACCTCCAGCAGTctccaaaagacttccagccaccttcaaaagacttccagcagcctCCGAGAGACTCCCAGCAACCttcaaaagacttccagcagtctccaaaagacttccagccgccttcaaaagacttccagcagcctCCGAGAGACTTCAAACAACCttcaaaagacttccagcagtctccaaaagacttccagccgccttcaaaagacttccagccgCCTTCAAAAGACTTCCAGCAACCTTCAAAAGACTTCCAGCTGCCTTCAAAAGACTTCCATCAGCCTCCGAGAGACTTCCAGCAACCttcaaaagacttccagcagtctccaaaagacttccagccgccttcaaaagacttccagcagcctCTGAGAGACTTCAAACAACCttcaaaagacttccagcagtctccaaaagacttccagccGCCTTCAAAAGATTTCCAGCAACCttcaaaagacttccagcagtcTCCAAAAGACTTCCAGCTGCCTTCAAAAGACTTCCATCAGCCTCAGAGAGACTTCCAGCAACCttcaaaagacttccagcagtcTCCAAAAGAATTCCAGCTTCCTTCAAAAGACTTCCAGCAACCTTCAAAAGACCTCCAGCAGTctccaaaagacttccagccaccttcaaaagacttccagcagcctCCGAGAGACTTCCAGCAACcttcaaaagacttccagccgCATTCAAAAGACTTCCAGCAACCTTCAAAAGACCTCCAGCAGTCTCTAAAAGACTTCCAGCCACCTTCAAAAGACTTCTAG